The Desmonostoc muscorum LEGE 12446 genome includes a region encoding these proteins:
- a CDS encoding pentapeptide repeat-containing protein, translating to MNNYANKQEFILNQITNSFQRHNFSGHDLSEIDLKGLDLSGINFIGADLRGANLSGSILTRANLSGANLMEASLCGANLYEASLCEANLINADLRQANLCGSFLWRVKLIGSNLWGTSLCGGDLREADLTEAKLIEASLIEANLVRANLTKAKLCGAILLEANLSEANLTSADLTWANLTKTKLTKANLYQTNMIYAKFRDTIMPDDTIKEPQIIIY from the coding sequence AATTACAAATAGTTTTCAGCGTCACAATTTCAGTGGACATGACTTGAGTGAAATTGACCTGAAAGGACTTGATTTAAGTGGAATTAACTTCATAGGAGCAGATTTGCGTGGTGCCAATTTATCTGGTTCTATACTCACTCGTGCTAATTTAAGTGGCGCCAATTTGATGGAAGCTAGTTTATGCGGAGCTAATTTATATGAAGCCTCTTTGTGTGAAGCTAATTTAATTAATGCTGACTTAAGACAAGCAAATTTGTGTGGAAGTTTTTTATGGCGAGTGAAATTAATAGGTAGTAACCTTTGGGGTACTTCTTTATGTGGTGGGGATTTGAGGGAAGCAGACTTAACTGAAGCCAAATTAATTGAAGCATCGCTAATTGAAGCGAATTTAGTGAGAGCAAATCTCACGAAAGCAAAGTTATGCGGGGCAATATTACTAGAAGCTAATCTAAGTGAAGCTAATTTAACTAGCGCAGACTTGACATGGGCAAACTTAACTAAAACAAAACTGACTAAAGCAAACCTTTACCAGACAAACATGATTTATGCAAAATTTCGAGATACCATCATGCCTGATGATACAATTAAAGAGCCTCAAATAATCATTTATTAG